One Brevibacillus choshinensis genomic window carries:
- a CDS encoding DUF3626 domain-containing protein, whose protein sequence is MDPFVHQSQQLRSPKSLTAAQTFALQFVHTQSVELQKRMREQAASILQHAGVDFATVEDLLANIRQHARVTLNFHPDRILPGGISVVEGLFAAGSYQSQFETGVTNGSRTAFPGGDRDRWEEKLFGGAYQSSTDRGKERPKYGALNLMNYADGASPRFGSCYIQLRPELLQRCTFTFGDSHTGPEHFGTLDSFDAILAALLHSADTGKEALGSPNMDVPAVVHQLLTPRTKDFQEANHRVGRALDDYIEAQIHGDIDLRTDVEALFADPSYRDTDMESLLQQLCNRYGIELIWHPGFALPVREVPVDFRGPAMPPLAARVDQQYGSSSGVLDAATIGKAAADFSHHPDSWNDWGTPEETWQHLKQIWHVLVRYGTQTR, encoded by the coding sequence GTGGATCCATTCGTCCATCAATCACAGCAGCTACGCTCACCGAAATCATTAACGGCCGCACAGACTTTCGCCTTGCAGTTTGTCCACACTCAATCCGTGGAGCTGCAAAAGCGAATGCGTGAACAAGCAGCTTCCATCCTTCAACATGCTGGAGTCGACTTTGCGACGGTGGAGGATTTGCTGGCAAACATCCGACAGCATGCTCGTGTCACACTCAACTTTCATCCAGACCGAATCCTTCCCGGCGGCATCTCCGTGGTAGAGGGGCTTTTCGCGGCTGGCAGCTATCAAAGCCAATTTGAGACCGGCGTCACCAACGGTAGCCGTACCGCCTTTCCCGGTGGAGATCGTGATCGCTGGGAGGAGAAATTATTCGGGGGCGCCTACCAGTCATCGACCGACAGGGGGAAGGAACGGCCCAAATACGGTGCTCTCAACCTCATGAATTATGCGGATGGCGCGTCCCCGCGATTTGGCTCTTGCTATATTCAGCTGCGACCTGAACTGCTGCAGCGTTGCACGTTCACTTTTGGCGACAGCCATACCGGACCGGAGCATTTCGGGACGCTGGATTCTTTCGACGCTATTCTTGCTGCTCTACTGCACAGCGCCGATACCGGTAAAGAAGCGCTCGGCTCACCGAACATGGATGTACCTGCTGTGGTCCATCAGCTGCTAACTCCACGGACAAAGGATTTTCAAGAGGCAAATCACCGAGTCGGCCGCGCATTGGACGATTATATCGAAGCCCAAATCCACGGGGATATCGACCTCCGTACAGATGTCGAGGCGTTGTTTGCAGATCCATCCTACCGGGACACGGACATGGAGAGTTTGCTCCAGCAGCTGTGTAACCGCTACGGAATCGAGCTCATTTGGCATCCGGGCTTTGCTCTCCCCGTGCGAGAGGTGCCCGTAGACTTTCGAGGGCCAGCGATGCCGCCTCTCGCAGCGAGAGTGGATCAACAGTACGGTTCATCATCCGGTGTGCTGGATGCCGCCACGATCGGCAAAGCGGCCGCCGACTTTTCTCATCATCCGGACAGCTGGAATGACTGGGGCACACCTGAAGAAACGTGGCAGCATCTGAAGCAGATCTGGCACGTGCTGGTGCGGTATGGCACGCAAACACGCTGA
- a CDS encoding type 1 glutamine amidotransferase domain-containing protein yields MAKKILMIVTNHTDIHEGKQTGIWLSEFAEAYLGFTAAGYEVTVASPLGGKGPIDPGSVDDNTPKETLDAAAYLESTLKLQDLNATHFNAIFLPGGHGTMFDLPENAKLQELLREFFEAGKIVAAVCHGPAGLVGATLSSGQPLVAGKRVNAFTDREEAETGLGSSLPFLLERRLRELGAIFVAAPNWSEHCEVDGNLITGQNPQSTVAVTKAVIEKLGS; encoded by the coding sequence ATGGCGAAAAAAATCTTGATGATCGTTACGAATCACACTGACATTCACGAAGGAAAGCAGACGGGTATCTGGCTATCCGAATTTGCGGAAGCCTATCTTGGTTTCACTGCAGCAGGATATGAAGTAACCGTAGCAAGCCCGCTCGGGGGAAAAGGCCCCATCGATCCGGGAAGCGTGGATGACAATACCCCAAAGGAAACCCTGGACGCAGCCGCGTACCTGGAAAGCACGCTCAAGCTGCAGGATTTAAATGCAACTCATTTTAATGCGATATTCTTGCCTGGCGGGCACGGAACCATGTTTGATCTGCCAGAAAACGCAAAGCTGCAGGAATTGCTGCGGGAATTCTTTGAAGCTGGCAAAATTGTTGCGGCAGTCTGCCACGGGCCTGCCGGACTTGTCGGCGCGACTCTGTCCAGTGGTCAGCCGCTCGTTGCGGGCAAACGTGTAAATGCCTTTACCGACCGAGAAGAGGCAGAAACCGGACTCGGCTCTTCCCTTCCGTTTTTGCTGGAAAGGAGATTGCGGGAACTCGGAGCTATTTTTGTCGCAGCACCCAACTGGTCCGAGCATTGCGAAGTGGACGGCAACCTCATCACGGGACAAAATCCGCAGTCTACCGTTGCCGTGACGAAAGCCGTCATTGAAAAATTGGGCAGCTAA
- a CDS encoding MFS transporter, with the protein MNTGSVAHRADDAAASSKRSTIALYALTLGAFAIGMTEFIIMGLLPEVAANLQVSIPMVGLLITGYALGVAIGAPFITIATHRLPRKALLLLLMVIFIAGNALAALAPNYSVLMLARILAALTHGSFFGVGSVIASQLVPKEKRAGAIAIMFTGLTLANILGVPIGTFFGQAYGWRSTFWLITVIGIIALIGIIVLVPKVKSASSSLNQELGVLRRPTVHVALLMTVFGFGGVFTAFTYIAPILVDITGFSPGSVSYILVLFGVGITLGNIYGGKLADRSLLPSLLGILLLLAVVLALFSLTDQNKMLALITIFILGVAAFGTVPGLQLHMLNMAKEAPTLASTLNIAAFNLGNAMGAYIGGVVIDAGIGGGLPAVPWVASLVTVIGILFTLWGAHQQKQKLRA; encoded by the coding sequence ATGAATACTGGCAGCGTCGCTCATCGCGCTGACGATGCAGCAGCTTCCTCAAAACGATCAACGATTGCCTTGTACGCCCTCACACTCGGAGCTTTTGCCATTGGAATGACCGAATTCATCATCATGGGCTTGCTTCCCGAAGTAGCCGCCAATCTGCAGGTATCCATCCCGATGGTCGGGCTGCTGATTACCGGCTACGCGCTGGGAGTAGCAATAGGGGCTCCATTCATTACGATTGCCACCCATCGTCTGCCGCGAAAGGCGCTCCTGCTCCTGCTCATGGTGATTTTCATAGCGGGAAACGCTCTTGCAGCCCTCGCACCGAACTATTCAGTCCTGATGCTTGCCCGTATTTTAGCAGCCCTTACCCACGGATCCTTTTTTGGCGTAGGCTCCGTCATCGCGTCGCAGCTGGTCCCGAAAGAAAAGCGCGCTGGCGCCATTGCGATTATGTTTACAGGACTGACCTTGGCGAACATTCTGGGTGTGCCTATCGGGACCTTTTTCGGCCAGGCTTACGGTTGGCGTTCTACATTTTGGCTCATTACCGTGATCGGGATCATCGCTTTGATTGGAATTATCGTACTCGTCCCCAAGGTCAAATCCGCATCCTCCAGTCTGAACCAAGAGCTCGGTGTGCTGCGCCGTCCTACTGTGCATGTAGCCTTATTGATGACCGTGTTCGGCTTTGGAGGAGTATTTACTGCCTTTACCTACATTGCGCCCATATTAGTCGATATTACGGGCTTTTCACCCGGCTCGGTCTCTTACATCCTTGTGTTGTTCGGCGTGGGGATCACATTGGGAAATATTTATGGAGGAAAGCTCGCCGATCGCTCCTTGTTGCCTTCCCTGCTCGGCATTCTGCTCCTGCTTGCTGTGGTGCTTGCCCTTTTCAGCTTGACGGACCAAAATAAGATGCTGGCACTGATTACGATATTCATTTTGGGTGTTGCGGCTTTCGGTACGGTGCCAGGGTTGCAGCTCCACATGCTGAATATGGCAAAGGAAGCTCCTACCCTCGCCTCCACGCTCAATATTGCCGCCTTTAATCTCGGAAACGCGATGGGAGCCTATATCGGAGGTGTCGTCATTGATGCTGGAATCGGCGGCGGCCTTCCCGCGGTTCCTTGGGTCGCTTCTCTGGTGACCGTCATCGGCATTCTGTTTACCCTGTGGGGCGCGCATCAACAAAAGCAAAAGCTCCGCGCATGA
- a CDS encoding LysR family transcriptional regulator, translating into MDFEWFRSFISIYKHGSVSEAAKTRMMTQPAMSQHLAALEAEVGEPLFSRTPRKMVPTERGKELYTRVVPLIEGLEETTQSFKTLSSPSLPVVKIGAAHEFFREMIAPYVVDFPMRVVAHYGIASVLLDLLLEEKVDVIVTSQKLSAPGVEYLPYLQEDFVIVAPHDFPEPAFDDPRKWESWLSSQPWISYGLELPIIRRYWREYFQKRPQLQLAHVLPDLHAILSAIEHGAGLSLLPTFMLAESLQAGKAKTIYSTCQVHNQLYLAYLIKNRNAPHLKTAIESLRSTLKK; encoded by the coding sequence ATGGATTTTGAATGGTTTCGGAGCTTTATCAGCATTTACAAGCACGGCTCTGTTTCAGAGGCAGCCAAGACGCGGATGATGACCCAGCCCGCCATGAGTCAGCACCTTGCTGCTCTCGAAGCAGAAGTCGGGGAACCGTTGTTTTCCCGAACCCCGCGAAAAATGGTCCCTACCGAGAGAGGAAAAGAGCTCTATACCCGTGTAGTCCCACTCATTGAAGGTTTAGAAGAGACGACGCAAAGCTTCAAAACATTGTCCTCGCCTTCCCTTCCCGTAGTAAAAATCGGGGCTGCACACGAGTTTTTCCGCGAAATGATCGCACCCTACGTGGTGGATTTTCCGATGCGTGTCGTGGCCCATTACGGGATCGCATCCGTCCTTCTCGATCTGCTCCTGGAAGAAAAGGTGGATGTGATTGTTACCTCGCAAAAACTGTCGGCTCCGGGTGTCGAGTACCTCCCCTACCTGCAAGAGGATTTCGTCATTGTGGCTCCCCACGACTTTCCCGAGCCTGCCTTTGACGATCCCAGGAAGTGGGAATCATGGCTGTCCTCCCAGCCTTGGATCAGTTATGGATTGGAGCTTCCCATCATTCGCAGGTATTGGCGTGAGTATTTTCAAAAACGCCCCCAATTGCAGCTAGCGCACGTCCTGCCGGATTTGCACGCCATACTCAGCGCGATCGAACACGGTGCAGGTCTCAGTCTCCTGCCGACTTTTATGCTGGCGGAATCCTTGCAGGCAGGCAAGGCCAAAACCATTTACAGTACCTGCCAAGTCCACAATCAATTGTACCTGGCCTATTTGATCAAAAATCGGAATGCGCCCCATCTGAAAACGGCGATCGAATCCCTTCGCAGCACGCTGAAAAAGTGA
- a CDS encoding MerR family transcriptional regulator, whose amino-acid sequence MEYTVQKLGLLAGVSTRTLRYYDEIGILKPARINSSGYRIYGQPEVDRLQQILFYRELGVSLEEIKEIITSPTFDAEAALREHRKKLLEKRAQLDALIANVDQTLAQREGKQSMSDKQKFEGFKQKLIDENEKLYGEEIRSKYGDEQVNRSNEKLKGMSEEEYAKVKELEKAIHATLAKAFESKDPAGELAQKAVELHREWLCFYWPEYSKEAHLGLAQMYVDDPRFTAYYDKDQPGVAAFLKEAVAVYAGKE is encoded by the coding sequence ATGGAATATACAGTGCAAAAACTGGGGCTCCTGGCGGGTGTCAGCACCCGGACGCTCCGATACTACGACGAGATCGGGATTCTCAAGCCGGCGAGGATCAATTCGTCTGGGTATCGCATCTACGGACAGCCAGAGGTCGATCGCTTGCAGCAAATCCTTTTTTACCGAGAGCTGGGTGTGAGCTTGGAGGAAATCAAGGAAATCATCACGTCACCGACCTTTGACGCCGAAGCGGCACTGCGGGAGCATCGGAAAAAGCTCCTGGAAAAACGAGCGCAGCTGGATGCCTTGATCGCCAATGTCGATCAGACGCTAGCGCAAAGAGAGGGGAAACAATCTATGAGTGACAAGCAAAAATTCGAAGGTTTCAAGCAAAAGCTGATAGACGAGAACGAAAAGCTGTACGGCGAGGAGATTCGCTCCAAATACGGAGACGAGCAAGTCAACCGATCGAATGAGAAGCTCAAAGGGATGTCAGAGGAGGAATACGCGAAGGTCAAAGAGCTGGAGAAGGCGATCCACGCGACACTGGCCAAAGCTTTTGAATCAAAAGATCCTGCCGGGGAGCTGGCGCAAAAGGCTGTCGAGCTGCATCGCGAGTGGCTTTGCTTTTATTGGCCGGAGTATAGCAAGGAAGCGCACTTGGGGCTCGCTCAAATGTACGTAGATGACCCGCGCTTCACCGCTTACTATGACAAGGATCAACCGGGAGTGGCTGCTTTTCTGAAGGAGGCTGTCGCGGTGTATGCAGGGAAGGAGTAA
- a CDS encoding APC family permease, giving the protein MLNQDSTKSAFRQTLSLPQIVALYIGAVVGSGILLIPGLTADIAGPASIVAWLVMSILVIPMAITMGLLSARHPHSGGVSHFVRLAFGDRFGNAVGWFFLLAVPIGGPILAVTGAKYFAILMNWGEVQTIAVAALIFFIVLGMNVFGLHVAGKVQTVVVSLIMAIILLAIGTAIPHFDAKNFSPFMPNGWLSVMQTAVLLFWCFIGWEAVTHLSQEFVNPQKNAIRGVLWSAGVVALLYFGVAFLTVGTHSYGQQISGASLSVMVQLTLGPIGGWIVAVTALFICIASANAYVSAASRIAYALSQEGIAPKWFGLLHPRYQTPIGGLAFITISFIVVLYVLASGLISFSQLIQLPNATFFATYIGGCLAGVRLLRDSRLGHLCAWISLVVSLGLYPFLGWSGLYPVGILVLVNVWEWKKRRMSLRAPTT; this is encoded by the coding sequence GTGTTGAACCAAGATTCTACGAAATCTGCTTTTCGCCAGACGCTTTCGTTGCCGCAGATTGTGGCGCTCTACATTGGTGCGGTAGTCGGATCGGGAATTCTGCTCATTCCGGGACTGACGGCTGATATAGCTGGTCCGGCGTCCATCGTGGCTTGGCTGGTCATGTCCATCCTGGTGATCCCGATGGCCATTACGATGGGGTTGTTATCTGCACGACATCCGCATTCTGGTGGCGTTTCCCATTTTGTCAGGCTCGCCTTTGGGGATCGCTTCGGGAATGCGGTCGGCTGGTTTTTTCTTCTGGCTGTGCCGATTGGTGGTCCGATCTTGGCTGTAACCGGGGCCAAGTATTTCGCCATTTTGATGAACTGGGGAGAAGTTCAGACCATTGCGGTTGCGGCACTCATCTTTTTCATCGTGCTCGGTATGAATGTGTTTGGCCTGCATGTGGCTGGCAAGGTGCAGACCGTAGTCGTTTCGCTCATCATGGCCATCATCTTGCTTGCAATTGGCACTGCAATCCCTCACTTCGACGCGAAGAACTTTTCCCCATTCATGCCGAACGGTTGGCTCAGTGTCATGCAGACAGCGGTTTTGCTTTTTTGGTGCTTTATCGGATGGGAAGCGGTCACGCATCTTTCGCAGGAATTCGTCAATCCGCAGAAAAATGCCATTCGCGGGGTCTTGTGGAGTGCAGGTGTCGTGGCTTTGCTTTACTTTGGCGTAGCGTTTCTGACTGTCGGCACACACAGCTACGGACAGCAGATATCGGGGGCATCCCTCAGCGTCATGGTACAGCTAACGTTAGGCCCGATCGGGGGCTGGATCGTCGCTGTAACAGCTCTATTTATCTGCATTGCGTCTGCCAATGCGTACGTGAGTGCTGCTTCCCGTATCGCATATGCCTTGTCACAGGAGGGGATCGCCCCGAAATGGTTTGGGCTCCTGCATCCGCGATACCAAACCCCGATAGGCGGCCTCGCTTTTATCACCATTTCGTTCATCGTGGTGCTTTATGTCCTGGCAAGCGGGCTGATTTCATTTTCCCAGTTGATTCAACTGCCGAACGCTACCTTTTTTGCCACCTATATCGGAGGGTGCCTGGCAGGTGTTCGGCTGCTGCGTGATTCGCGGTTGGGGCATCTGTGCGCGTGGATTTCCTTGGTCGTTTCGCTAGGGCTGTATCCCTTCCTCGGCTGGTCGGGTTTGTACCCGGTGGGAATTCTCGTCCTTGTAAACGTGTGGGAGTGGAAAAAACGGCGAATGAGCCTGAGAGCGCCTACAACCTAA
- a CDS encoding DUF1272 domain-containing protein: MALEMRTSCERCEKHLEMDQAAFICSYECTFCPTCTNEMEGICPNCGGELVSRPKRIKTIR; encoded by the coding sequence ATGGCATTGGAAATGAGAACGAGTTGTGAAAGATGTGAAAAGCATCTCGAGATGGATCAGGCTGCATTCATCTGCAGTTACGAGTGCACGTTTTGCCCGACATGTACAAATGAAATGGAAGGGATTTGTCCCAACTGCGGCGGCGAGCTAGTCAGCAGACCAAAGAGGATCAAAACCATTCGTTAA
- a CDS encoding nuclear transport factor 2 family protein, whose product MTEKHSPEKIVQLQLDYYNQQDIDGFVSTYTPDVLITEHPSGNVLVRGAEALRERYAKMFAANPDNHAKLVNRITFGPFVIDLEEVSGRDQREPFQAVAIYEVRNQLISSVTFLEKREE is encoded by the coding sequence ATGACCGAAAAGCATTCCCCGGAGAAAATCGTGCAGCTTCAGTTAGATTACTATAACCAGCAGGATATAGACGGTTTTGTCTCCACCTATACACCCGATGTTCTCATCACGGAGCATCCGAGCGGAAACGTGCTTGTCCGCGGTGCTGAGGCATTGCGCGAAAGGTACGCAAAAATGTTCGCAGCCAACCCTGACAATCATGCCAAACTCGTCAATCGCATCACCTTTGGCCCATTTGTGATCGATCTGGAAGAAGTGAGCGGCCGTGATCAGCGGGAACCCTTTCAGGCTGTTGCCATCTATGAGGTGAGAAATCAGCTGATCAGCAGCGTGACCTTTCTGGAAAAGCGAGAAGAATAA
- a CDS encoding stalk domain-containing protein, giving the protein MKGKIPVILALLVSLASPAAAATAAPKITVEEEGRLIDTTSSPVIMHNNQPYVSLQLLAQSLGYEVKWDAKNATYHLSVANAKYPLILNESAQFVSVEPKYNIMTSLDSSRLLGGINLDFVYVIEKDLPREPVLVVEMLNKDQTVLASSTKLLKKTKGTFKDYILGDSIRLPYPVQTNREQVTKLMSEDYTYRIKIK; this is encoded by the coding sequence ATGAAAGGAAAGATTCCTGTAATCCTCGCCCTTCTCGTCTCCTTGGCTAGTCCTGCAGCTGCAGCGACCGCCGCACCCAAGATTACCGTCGAGGAAGAAGGCAGGCTGATTGACACGACTTCATCGCCAGTGATCATGCACAACAATCAGCCATACGTATCCCTTCAGCTTTTGGCGCAGTCGCTCGGATACGAAGTGAAATGGGATGCGAAAAATGCAACCTACCATCTGTCTGTAGCGAATGCCAAGTATCCGTTGATCCTAAACGAATCCGCTCAATTTGTATCGGTTGAGCCGAAGTATAACATCATGACGTCACTGGATAGCAGCAGGCTGCTGGGAGGCATCAATCTAGACTTTGTCTACGTGATCGAAAAGGATCTTCCAAGGGAGCCAGTTCTCGTCGTAGAAATGTTGAACAAAGATCAGACCGTACTGGCGAGCTCGACCAAGCTCCTGAAAAAGACGAAAGGTACCTTTAAAGACTACATTCTCGGTGATTCCATCCGCCTTCCCTACCCGGTTCAGACTAATCGAGAACAGGTGACGAAGCTGATGTCGGAAGATTATACATATCGGATCAAGATTAAATAA
- a CDS encoding DinB family protein: MKAIKEEYGRGYTMLRDAIEGLSEEEIRFKPALGKWSIHEIIIHVADSEILSTHRLRKVLAEHEPLLISFDQDAWVDELGYDRLDREQHLLLFQTLRASMQPILEHLTSEQAERVGVYADAGRFTFAQLLEYRVEHVRDHLAQIERVKEAYRQYMAR; this comes from the coding sequence ATGAAAGCAATCAAGGAAGAGTACGGGCGCGGATACACGATGCTTCGAGATGCCATTGAGGGCTTGAGCGAGGAGGAGATTCGTTTTAAGCCCGCTTTGGGCAAATGGAGCATTCATGAAATTATCATCCATGTGGCGGATTCCGAGATCTTGTCCACGCATCGGCTGAGAAAAGTGCTGGCTGAGCACGAGCCGCTGCTGATTTCATTTGACCAGGACGCGTGGGTAGACGAACTGGGGTATGATCGTTTGGATCGTGAACAGCATTTGCTCTTGTTTCAAACACTGCGTGCCAGCATGCAGCCCATTTTGGAGCATCTGACCAGCGAGCAAGCTGAGCGAGTGGGGGTCTATGCAGATGCGGGGCGTTTCACCTTTGCGCAATTGCTGGAGTACCGGGTCGAGCACGTTCGTGATCATCTCGCCCAGATTGAGCGGGTGAAGGAAGCGTACCGGCAGTACATGGCCAGGTAG
- a CDS encoding manganese-dependent inorganic pyrophosphatase: protein MEKKLIFGHKNPDTDSICSALVYADLKTRLGANVEPVRLGVVSSETQFVLDYFKVAAPRQVETVANEVNEVILVDHNERQQSVSDIEQVRVVEVIDHHRIANFETSNPLYFRAEPVGCTTTILKKLYKENGVEIPKDIAGLMLSAIISDTLLLKSPTCTEQDVKAAHELAEIAGVKLEEYGLEMLKAGADLSDKTIAELLSLDAKEFQMGNAKVEIAQVNAVDVNDVLDRQAELEAAISAIVAQKGLDLFVFVVTDILNNDSVAVAIGTATQAVEKAYNVTLVDNKAVLKGVVSRKKQIVPILTDTFASL, encoded by the coding sequence ATGGAAAAAAAGCTCATTTTCGGTCATAAAAATCCTGATACGGATTCCATTTGTTCTGCACTGGTATACGCGGATCTGAAAACCAGGCTGGGGGCGAACGTAGAGCCTGTTCGCCTCGGTGTTGTCAGCAGCGAGACCCAGTTCGTACTGGACTACTTCAAAGTAGCAGCACCTCGCCAGGTGGAGACCGTAGCGAATGAAGTAAACGAAGTCATCCTCGTTGACCACAACGAGCGCCAGCAAAGCGTGAGCGACATCGAGCAAGTGCGAGTGGTCGAAGTAATCGACCACCACCGCATCGCCAACTTCGAAACAAGCAATCCACTCTACTTCCGTGCAGAGCCAGTTGGCTGCACCACGACAATCCTGAAAAAGCTGTACAAGGAAAACGGCGTGGAGATTCCAAAGGACATCGCGGGCCTGATGCTGTCTGCGATCATCTCCGATACCCTTCTCCTGAAGTCCCCGACTTGCACCGAACAAGACGTGAAGGCAGCTCATGAGCTGGCTGAAATCGCTGGTGTGAAACTGGAAGAGTACGGTCTGGAAATGCTGAAGGCAGGCGCAGATCTGAGCGATAAAACCATTGCCGAGCTGTTGTCCCTGGATGCGAAAGAATTCCAAATGGGCAACGCAAAAGTGGAAATCGCCCAAGTAAATGCGGTGGACGTAAACGATGTGTTGGATCGCCAGGCAGAGCTGGAAGCCGCTATCTCCGCTATCGTAGCGCAGAAGGGTCTCGATCTGTTCGTATTCGTCGTGACGGACATCCTGAACAACGATTCTGTGGCGGTTGCGATCGGAACTGCGACGCAAGCCGTTGAAAAAGCGTACAACGTGACGTTGGTGGATAACAAAGCTGTCCTCAAAGGCGTCGTGTCCCGCAAAAAGCAAATCGTACCGATCCTGACAGACACCTTTGCGAGCCTGTAA